In Xiphophorus maculatus strain JP 163 A chromosome 17, X_maculatus-5.0-male, whole genome shotgun sequence, the genomic stretch AGCTGGATTTGGAGCTGGAGCTCTCGAAGCAAAGATAACTGACGGACAAAAAGGGAAGGAGGGCGTAATGGCGGTCAAAACTGTTCTTTATAACTTCTTCAGTTGTCAGTTCCTCCGCATGAGCGACAAGGGTTAAGCTTACTTCTCTGTGACGTAAAGAACTCCATTCCTGATGTAGTCTGTGGGCATCTTCCTATCTCTGTTTATCAGACAACACCTCCAGCCGTTGTCGCACactaagacagaaaaaacaaaaacctcagatTCAATTTGCAGCCTTTGACGACCTCAGTTGAGAGTTTGCAGTGGTTGTAGTGAGTTTCCTCACCCGCCAGAGGGCGCTCTGTTTCCGGCAGGTTGAAGATCTCGTGGAAGGGACCCTTTTTGGTGCTGTGGGAGCGACCGGCGTCGTCTTCTCTGCTCATGCCGCTGGGGACGGTGGCGAGGCTGCTCCGAGACACCACCGGCTGAACCTGGTGGAGGCAGGGGGGATGGGGACAGGTCGGAAGAAACGGGAGGAAGAACAAACGAAAAAGAAACCCAAAGAAAGGATGACAAAAATGAGATGGTCAACAatagcaacaaaagaaaaaaaaaaaaaaaaacaatgagggGGGGAAGACAAAGAGGtgaaaagaagaggaaaggGGGGTAAAAGAGGGAGAAACAGGTCACGTGACTGAAAGATCCTCCATAAATCATCTTCGGCTGTTAGTACTGAACAATGCGCGGCTCTGCATGTGCACTTCATTGCGTCAGGCTCAGGTGTAACGTGCAAAGCAGAGAGGGAGGCTGCCATTCAATCAGCCTCTGTATGAGCACAAACCAAAATGACACTGGTTAGTCAGCGGCGCCTTCCTCCAGCACTCGCACACctcaaaccttttcacattttctcacgttctaaatgtattttattgttttttattatgtaattgACCAACACAATGCAGTGCGTAATTggaaagtggaaggaaaatgaaacatagCTTCCCAAATCTGACACAATAATATGAAAAATAGGAGAAGCATTAGATAAAGATATGGTTAGGAATTCTTTCATTTCCCATTCTTTGCAGATGTGGAGCAATAGGTTTCAAGCCTTACTGCACATTTGTATTCTAAAAcactattttttattcttttgcagTCCGACAGGTTTTCCTCTAGAACTGATCTTTATTTAACTTCATCCATCTTCACATCAACTCTCCCCATTCCCTATCCCTGCTGAACAAAAGCTTCTAAAGCTGTCACTGTCATGGTTTTCTTCTTACCACAGTTTTATAAAGGCCAGATTAATTGCTAATAGCCAACATGCTCTATTTCCAGGTGATTGAAGTCATAGTTTTAAAGCCTAAACATACTTTGCACTTCTcaactgattgtttttattctgaattaTGGGAATTGGCATGAAGAATAAAAGCAAATGCACACCACGCttcttagattttttaaaatctatgtgTTCTTTTCCATCCACAATGATGATATACATAGATAAggtgaataaatgtgaaaaggcTCAAGTTGTGTgtatacttttgcaaggcaccacGTGTAATAATGCCAACCTTCACACTAAAAATGAATCCTGAGGGCTTTATAGTTCCAGCTGCTCTACATACAACTGCCACATAAAACTACCAGCATTTATAATTCTGGGTTTATTAGtgttaaggtaaaaaaaaagggggctttatgaagtaaaataataatataaatgaaacaaaaactgttcTATGTGCATCTTGACTACTTGATAACGCTACTTCTTATTGAGCATCTTGCAGTGGAccagaaatgtcagaaatgttggTGGTTCGTGGAGAACCAAGtcgttaaaaaataaaacccggCGCAAATGCAACACttatttttaacttaatttgtcaaatattttctgacatttttaatccATTCCATTCACAGTCACTGTCGGGTGGGATCCCGAGGTGTCAcgcattacacacacacacacacacacacacacacacacacacgcattgaGGTGAGCTCATGGCACACCCATAAGCACAGAGGGGTGAGGTGGGGGGAACCAAAGGGGAGGGCAGGGATAGAGGGGGGAAGACACACACCAGAGCACCCTACCTTCTCAATGCAGGAGAgctgagagagagaaacaacagAATATACCTGAGACCGAAGCCACGCATGCTCACACACCTTTACGTAACCACACagacagaacaggaagtgagagGGGGGGCTGTGATGATTTATTAAGAGCGCTGATATTTGGAGGCTTTTTGATCTTCGTTTGTTTTTCACTCCTCTATGTGGTGGCGGGGAGGATGGGAAGGTAGAGGGTGGAGGTGTTCAGAGCTTTCAAGTCTAACCTGTTTAGGAAAGgtctgaggggaaaaaataaaaaaaggggggcGTTTAGGCCCACCTACCCGCCGGGACACAGTGGCGTTGGTCCGCTCTTTGAGCTGGGGGTCGGTGGGGAGGCTGTTCCACACAATGTACGGCGTGTCGTACTTGTCCCGAAGCTTCGGACAGCTCTTAAACAGGAAGTCTATAATGAAGAACTTGATACCGGCATACACTCCTATGGAGAGGAGACACGAAATGGACAAAGTTTAACGTTCCAAGTTATCCAATCAGTTTGTTGTCATTTCAATTAATCAGGAAAtgcaaaaattttttaaaaattatactaGATTCCCtttcaaattgattttatttctagttttcttttctaaaaaagaaattacaaaggacataaaatatttccaaaaacgtggtttttatttcagtcgTTTCTTCTGTTGTACGACGGAGTATTAAATACAGGCtgtgaaactttttaattatgagaatgTAGTATCCATACaagcagattaaaaatgcaatattacCAGTAAAAAATGACGAGAAAAAATAACtgtaatgggggaaaaaaagctccGATAGTGATCAGGATGTGATCTCAGCAGCTCAGTTCGTGTAGTTCTTGCTTCAAAATACAGTTGTTTGCATCATCATTTCAAAGTCCTCCTGCTAATAATAATTCCATCCTGATGTGCTAAAAGATCATCTGTATAACTTGTACCAACGAATAACTTCAGACACGCAGCTCTCCTAACGTAATTGTTTTCGTTGGAATTTCCATAGAATTactagtttatttttccaaatattacAACTGTATTCTAttgtctttattaaaaaataagaataataatctATGTCTGTCTCTAGTATTCTGTcgtagagttgacctgaattcgaagccaaatgaaaagaaattgtaaaacacaaaacaagattGCGGCCTTGCGCCTGCTAAtctcactctgaactatggaaatcCAGAGAATGCATTGTTTGGGGGatgaaaaagtccaaatttccccccaaaaatgtaatcttcaaaaacacaatatttgattaatcgatAAAGCTGATTTATCGCCCAGCCCAGGTTACGATTTCAAAACTACAAGAGTTTTCCTTCATGACGTTGCTAATTAAGTTCTTTTAGAGACGAAGTTCCTACATGATTTTTCATCAAAAGTTTCAAATTTTTCCTTCACTAAAACATCAAtaattctgttctttttttaattcaatttttaatatatttctacaAGTATCTGGCTTTAAACACTGAACCTGTGGAGATAAAAGACTGATAAAAGACATACTTTCCAAAACCATTTACAAACAGATCAGATAAGCAACCAGCTGCCACTCACAGGCAGGGCAGAGGAAGGTTACACAGCTACTGTATGAAtgcatttgtttgtgaaaaaagaAGAGCTCAATTTATTCGAGGTCCTTCGGCAATATTTAGAGAATGTCAGCTGGatgaaagataaataaaaaaaaaggggaagtGCGTGCGTGTGTCTCACCCATCATGAAACCCATCAGCTTGTACGGGAGGACGCAAGAGAAGATGAAAGCAACCCACAGGCAGATGTAGAGCTTCCTGGTGCTATCTGGCTGCACCCACATAAACAgactgcaacacacacacacaggaaagaGATACACACAGAATAAGTCGGAGTTTCACGGCATGCGGGGCAGGATGTGTTTTCAGGGTAAAGACTCACTTCTTTATCTTCTCCAGAACGTCGGCCATCTTACCGAAAATGTTCTGTGGCGAGAAAACACCAAAGACCATAagatttttcctccattttttgtacttttaagattgatttttaaagaaagggCATCCTACCTGAGCTTTTTGTGCCACATCGAGTACAAGCTGAAACTTTTCAGATACAGTCAGGTCTTCCTTTGGGGGCTCCTGCAAGATATGAAGTTAAATTagtaaattaaactaaagtgaATTTTCTTCTGATCCAGAAGTCTTTGTCGTTCTCCTACCATGGGTTCAGACACTTCAGGCACAATGCTCCACTGAATCCTCCACCCtctgacagaaacaacaaatcattcacacaatttaatctaaaaatttcaggAATACCAACCAACACCCATCTTGCTTATTAGCATTTAATCTGCTgttatgcaaaaaataaagcacCTGGCAATGAGGTAATTCAAAGACAAGCGCAGGATGGCCAGGAAGAAGAACATGGGAATTGCCCAACCATGCCAAGCAGCATTCATGTAGATctgagggagagaaagaaacatttagttATCAGCAGCTAAACGGCTACGTTTGGTATGATCttcaaactaaaactgaaaacttgATGAGCACAGAGATGAACTGCAGGCTTTATTTGGTTCCTTCAACAGGACAGATGGGCTCAAAGTAGTGCACAATTGTGGAAggatacttttttatttttgtgcatttgtattcatccaTAAAGCTCTGAATGAAATCCAAAAAAACTAATTCAGAAGTTACTTAATTACTAAAAGGAGACATTTATCCTTCATCTCTATttgataaatttgtttttgtgttttccattgtaaaatatgacaaaaaaaacgcTGAAACTGAAGGTTTTGACTTGATAAAACATGGGAAAACCTGGAAGGttttgaatgcttttgcaaggccACAGAACAAGTGGCTAAAGACGATTTGGCACAGCTCTGGACATCAATGAAGATCTAATTAGACCACAGCAGTCTTTGGcagagtcactaaaacctataAACAGAAGTCTCTGCCACTCATTTCGGCTTTTCCTCGTGAGACGACGCTAACGGGGATCAATGCTTTTCTCTTTTGAATCCTAAAAACCAAGCTGACATGTAGAGGTTTTGCGTGAAGCGTTCACTTACAATGAAGGCAATAGCTGAGGTGTAGACAGAGTGCCAGTTAGATAAGGCGGAGAGGTTCCTTAAGAAGTTAGTGACAGGTCTGGCTCCTcgttctgaaaaaacaaaacaaacaaaaaaacagacgtGAAACATAGGTTAGAATTATTTCATACAAGTTTATATAATATAGTGTTATGTGGTGACATTACATCACCATCTCTGTTTATGGTTTGTGTGGGTGTTGTTTTTGCACTCACTGAGTCGCCTCATGTTTTCCGTCAAcctgaaaggagaaaaaggaaataaacaggTTAggaaactgcacaaaaaaagaaaatataaaaagtaggAGGTCACACTGCGCTGTAGCCTTCATAAGCCTGTGACTCACACTTCCTTcatagagaaagaaataaatccTCCAACTTCCTACgtgcaaaataaaagctgatctAAAGACAGCGCCTAGCTACAATGACAACActactaaatattttaaatataaactcagtccaacatgttttaaccatAAAATCTGAAGGAGCTACGGCCTGTTGTCCCTCTCTTTACTCGGCACAGGTTCTGTTTTGGAGGAAACCCGACCCACCTTTTAGCACTTAGCGGCTCCTCCGTCTCCACAGTGCTCTCCTCTGGCTGGAAGCGGAAGTCTTCGATGTAAACCCCGAACCGCTCGTAGAGCCACTTCTGCAGCCGCGAACTCCACACCTCCTTCTGCTGTTTCTCCGCTAAACACAGAGGGAGCccagcagacaggtcagaggTGGAACTGTGGATACACACCGAGGTTGGTGTCTGTAGAGAAGGTGCTAATTAGGAGTTAGGGCTGGGTGAAATctaattttttggtttctgaagattagatttttttttttccctcaaaaatCTGGAGTTTGAGGTAgcaattttatgagaactccacCACGAAAAAGCCAAACAAATTAATGGCATAagcttttttctccttaaaacaggattttaagaagttattctagtaaaattgcatctttattctgctaatattatgactatatcctcacaattaaaaataaattctatatATACTCCATCTCCAACTCACAGAAGTTCTTCTGCAAACACTGTTTCctcacagaattttttttaatcaaaattcttCATTGGATCTGgcatgcaaaaaagaaaaacaaattggaggttttatttttaagctgtatGATTAGGactcaaactttgttttatggAATAGCAAAAACAATATAATGTAGCAAATGGTgtaattaaaaaagcaataaataagaaataacagGACATTGTTTGAAATAAGCACCTTATAAAAGCTAGCCATCTACTGTTTGAAAGAAAAGTCTGCCCATGATTACCTAGCAACAGCTAGCTTCAAGATTGGAGCAAactggtaaaacaaaaaccaagccaagcagagagaaaacattttctaaccctaaccctttgGCAGCATCCACATGCAGCTCTTTAAGAAACGACACCGCTAACCGTCATTAGAACAAAAGCAGCCGCTACAGCGAGCTGATTGGTCTAAACCTCTGTGCCTTGGCTGAAAACCCTCCAACGCTCTCTTTTACAAACTACCAACAGCAAAGGATCACAACGCTGTTCAACAAGACTCCTTACAATACCactaatattattattactattatgaTTGAGTTAttgcattaaaactttaaagtattattattaaggCAAATGAGCATCATGGTAAACATTAATGTGCGCtcactttatttttctggtCTGAATGCGCACCACAAGAGGCAGTGTTAGTTTGAGAAGATGAAGGAACTCATTCTATCAAAGTTTGACTTCCAGTGActggtgtgtgtgggtgtgtgtgggcgtgtgtgagATAGTGTGTGTGGTTGGCTTTAAGACAAAGGAAGATGCCAGAGTGCCGTCAGTGGGGAGGGAGGCTGGAGCTAATTTAGACAATTAGGTTATGATTGTGGATCACTTCATGTAGGTCAGATGAGTCCGAGTCTTGCCTTAAGTTGAGGCTGGGGTGTGTGAAGGAGTGTTTGCAGAAGAAGGAATGATTGAAACTATGGTTGCCGTTAATATTTTGTATTGAGTTAAAATCGGTAAATGCACTTAAACTGCAAGTTTGTGTTACAGCCGTCACTCGCACTGCGTTCTCATCTACAGCAGCCTCCAAACACTTCCGGCTCTCTCTGTTTCAGCAGCTCCTCTACAGCCCGTCCTGAAACCTGAAGCCCCGCCTCCATCTTTTTGAGTTACTTTTCCCAAGCCCACCTCTCCCACTTCGTTTCCCGTCTGTGCCCAACCCACCCCCTCCGTCGGGGACGTACCCGTGCCATTGTTGGAGGGCGACTGCTGTTTTCGGGGAGGCTGCGGTGGCGAGTCCTCCAATCTGAAGgcgaagaaagagaaaaagagagagaaagcacGGATGATTTGTGACGTCACAAACGCTGGCGTCGCACGAGAAACGTCTCGGAAACAACAGCTGCCATGACGGATACAGGCGGATTGATTGGAAGCAATTTTAGACACAATCTGTCCGAGTTGAGACAACAGGCTAACAGCAGGTGCTCGACAAAATGACCagtgccaaaaaaataaaaaaattggaaCCCTCTGCAAAATCAATATGATACATTCTTCTTGAAATttaatctataaatatatagaCTCAGCTGTCACGATTCCTTAAAGCAGatgaaaaatatgacattaataTGAGCAGCAGCTAAAATACaagaaattgtaaaatgaaTGAAGCATTCCTTTTATAGACACACTGAGAAATCAATGGATGGCAAAAATCTCCTAATTCCTGCCTGAGTCAACTGGAAAtcttaaaaatcagatttttcaatCATTAAACTATACACAGGTGTTACCAGGCCAGTTCTGATAAGAAGCCTCTAAATGCTCCACTGTAAATGTTTCTATTACGTTTTTGGATTAAAAAGTTGAAGACTGGACATCCAAACAtgcagaagcagcattcagcttctatgcaccataaatctggaacaaaactgcaaaacagctgaaatacaGAGTTCCTTTAAGTCAAGGCTAAAACCTGTTTAGAATTGCTTTTGAACCATCATAGGTGAAACACTGACCGACACATTTGATGCgtgttgatgattttgatgatggcactcaccaaaatgtaatgtttgtttctggtttctcaGTTGTTGACTACACGGAgtcttttatgactttgtacTTTTGTGTTTCATGATGTaaggcactttgaactgccttgttgattaaatgtgctgtacaaatcaacttttttttttttacttttttttctccgaagagtttttgcggcgctcgtggctcgtattttttcgacagtaggcagacaggaaggagggtgaggagaggggggaagacatgcggcaaaggtcgtcgagaccgggagtcgaacccgcgacgtccgcgtcgaggactaaggcctccaaacgtggggcgtgctaaccccctgcgccaccacagcacgccccctgtacaaataaacttgatcgATTGATTCACCTCTGCTCCTATCATACATAACAACAAGTATTTCCCATTAACCAGAGGATAAAACATTTCTAACGTATTAATTGTGGTGCTTAAAGAGAAATCTAAATCAAAATTGGACTCTGATCGTTTCATCTCcaagataaaaattaaataaggtTAAGGACAATACTCAGCACTTTTATTCTTAACagttacatatttttctatGATACTAAATTAAGTGCTAATCTTACCTCAAAGCAACTGTCACATTTTAGGCCATTCTTTGTTTTGGCAGCCATCAGTAAACAATTGCTCCTCTGAGCCTCACAGGAAGTCTTTCATTATACTGGCCAACTGCTGATATATTATAATTTCTATTTAGGAGGacttaaaatcatttttctcttcttttttttctgctttagttTCACAGCAGACTCCAGCCAGCTGGAAGCTACAGACTAGAAAAACAAAGCTGTGTTCAGGACTCCTGTGGTTTCTCCCACATTCCTGAGGTCGTGTGGCTGTACTGATAATCACTCGGAGATCTCCAGAGGAATCTCTCAGTGGTGAGTGGGTTGCACGCTAACCAGACAGCCAGAGTCCAGCTGACACTAGCATGGCCGCGGAGTCACACGGAGCGGATGGTCGCTCTGATCGGCTCGTGACTTGGtcctgtttttttccatctcctACGGAGCGCACAAACTCGCCTCCTCGAGGAATTCCCCGCCTACCAACCTGCTGACGCTATTTATAACGGAAAGCCTTGGCCGCCGCCGGCACTGgtaaacagacacacactttgACCTAGGGTGAACTCTGCAGGGCCGAAACGAAGCGTTTGCTCCAGCTCACCTCGTCCTGAGGACCTCGTTCATCTTCTGCTCCAGATCCAGCCTTTTACTCCGCTCCCTCTCCAGCTCCTGCCGCAGCGAGTCCACATTGGTCTCTTCCCGCAACttcctcagctcctcctctaGAAAAGGATAGAAATCCTGGAAATCAGTTTGCAGCATTCTCTTAACGAGACGACAAGCAGCCATACAGAGCGGCGCGTGCACACAGAGTGAAAGTTTAAACTGACTTTTGGAGACGTACGATGCTTTCGTTTCCTCATTTGGTTTCACATCACtaacagaaaaaggaaagaaaagaaaaaaaggcgaGCTTTTGCTTTAAAAGCAGAGTCCGAGTCAACCTACATAAGCTGGTTTCAGGTGTCAGGACTTTCGGAGTGTCAACTGCAGCATCAGCAGAGTTTCCTCTCACACCATTGTCCCGGACTAAAAGGGACACATGAATATTGGAGGAGGGAAGAGGCCAAGAAAAGTGTGCAGGAGCAACAGCGCTGTAAGGCTGctcaaaaatatactttaaatcCCCCAAATGCAGAGAAATAATCTTCATTAAACATGGGCCCTATGATAGCCTTAAGTTATGAGAAAGAACCATGGTGTATATTTATCACACATCCATTTTCCGttttaattcacaaaaacaatttgGCTGCTACGCTTTCGTTCTCAGCCAATTTCACATATTACTTTTGTCCTTCACCGCCTCCCGTAAATGCTAATGAAACATTTACTGCCTGGACCTCCAGCTGCTCAGGCATCGGCTTAACATGGAGTCAAAAGGTTTACAATTTGGTTGCCCCGTTTACATTTTATCTCTCACTGTACAAATTagtacaaaatattaatttaaactaaaaaaaacaacttctttttcAATAATGATGTTTAAGGTACGTAGTATAAGtgaacttttctttaaattatgcATGTCAGTAACTCATGGAGCCATTTAGGAATAATTACGAAGAAAGGatcaaaacaaagtgttttcaaGTGACTGACCtttctgctcaaattaaatgcttaaacacaACATACAAAGAAAGTcccaagaaaaaaatacttgtcaAGTTTTTTGGGATTTagcaaagagaaataattttattctagctgacctaaaacaagagatgtttaatctgatttaatttcaaacagtgagaaataaaaatgtctgttaggtgTATGAAAATCTTGAAAACACTTAATTGCAATACGGGtattttcaattgttttgaccattatttttattttaccagtcTCTTGagataaaaatctttttagagCGAGACCTGGCTTTTGTCTGGTTCTCTAAAATGCATTTGCTCTAGAAGATACAATTCAGCAGCGATAGGAACGCAAGTCAGTCTCGAGGATTCCTTCCAACGTATTTATGCAACGCTATTCTAATCTCGCCTTCAACACTTCTGCACATGGCCAAACAGTCGCCTCGCTCTGTGAATGGTACGGCCTTTACGGTATAAGCAAATGGCTGGTCAAAGGTTGGAAAGGGCAGTAAGCGGCTTAATGCTCGCCTGACGGCGCCACGCCAGAACTTTCCACAGCTGAATATGAACCTGATAAACGAAACGCAGACAGAAGCTGGAAAGCGTTGCGGCAGATGTACTTTATGTATCTGAACAGagatattttgcacaaaaatggcAAGGCAAAAGTTAACCAACAAAACGTTGTGTTTGAGTAGCTGATCTCTTGTCGGTTCCTCTGGTAGAAACGGaagttcatctttttaaaaaagtacatgaaacaaaatgtgcCTCGTCCCAGAAGTCCATCCAGGACAGCGCTGTGGAAATGGGGCATCCGGTTCGTGATACAACACAGCATGACACAATACGCTATATGTGTCAGACAAAAAGAGCGGGAGTACAGTCATGCCCCTATTCCAGAGTGGCTCTCTACATTAGATACCACATTAATAATTCTGTCAATATGCCTGCCTGTTCTGCTTCTAAAATAGGACTGCTGACTTCTAGAGAAAGTGCTCTAAGTTAAAGCATCACAGGGCATCTTTGGCCAACCGAAGGTCAGGAACTGAACCATTTATCTGCAGCACAGAATAAGGATTAGCTAAATGTCAAGGCAATAGTTGTCACTTTGAATCACAGTGACCTTCCTCCGGTGCGAGCTTCTAGGAAAAAGGAGGGGGAGTTGGATTTTCAAAAAGGACAAACAGGTACTACAAACCAGAAGAGGAGAACATCtggaaaaccattttttaatCCCACTTCCAGTATATATAATTTGAGCTAAAGGATGGTGATTCATTGAGgtataaaaaggttttaaaggcTACTGAAACTGGTGATtatttttggtaatatttttcTGATTGGTTACTTATTCAAAAGTTACTGAATACGTGACCAACCACAGTAtcagtatttctttaaatcaaatttaagactttaagatgttttaatgtcaccttgaaagaaatttaaaaaccaaacaacaatgAATACAGGGGAAATGGTTGAGGGATCCGGTATTACAATAAGgcataacaaaaactaaaatttttttgatttgaaGCTCTTGGCAATAACTTGCTGCCAACCTTAAGTTTTTTTGCACCTAGCCTCGTATGAGTTGCCAAGAGAAGTGATGAACAGTGGCAAAAACAAATGCCACCCAGCCAATTGCCcataaatttgcacttactcATGATAGATACAAAACAGATACCTAGCTTGCTTTCTAGGGTAtcttagcagctagttagcagtagcGTCAACCGTCTCGCGTCACAGAACGCAAAAA encodes the following:
- the gramd4 gene encoding GRAM domain-containing protein 4 isoform X1, which gives rise to MKLCYDLRAGVAVRHVKVKPRCAVLTMLKRLDKIRFRGPRSRDDFPDLGESPPASDTECNDDVPPKPRAALRDTEDVLRDPAGSGSPTMAAAVQDYQRSESERLSEVKGHLEIALLEKHFLQEELRKLREETNVDSLRQELERERSKRLDLEQKMNEVLRTRLEDSPPQPPRKQQSPSNNGTAEKQQKEVWSSRLQKWLYERFGVYIEDFRFQPEESTVETEEPLSAKRLTENMRRLKRGARPVTNFLRNLSALSNWHSVYTSAIAFIIYMNAAWHGWAIPMFFFLAILRLSLNYLIARGWRIQWSIVPEVSEPMEPPKEDLTVSEKFQLVLDVAQKAQNIFGKMADVLEKIKNLFMWVQPDSTRKLYICLWVAFIFSCVLPYKLMGFMMGVYAGIKFFIIDFLFKSCPKLRDKYDTPYIVWNSLPTDPQLKERTNATVSRRLSCIEKVQPVVSRSSLATVPSGMSREDDAGRSHSTKKGPFHEIFNLPETERPLAVCDNGWRCCLINRDRKMPTDYIRNGVLYVTENYLCFESSSSKSSSSKKNKVIKLVDITDIQKYKVLSVLPGSGMGISIATPSTQKPLVFGAMIHRDEAFETIFTQYMKIVTTSKPPASTEL
- the gramd4 gene encoding GRAM domain-containing protein 4 isoform X2; translation: MKLCYDLRAGVAVRHVKVKPRCAVLTMLKRLDKIRFRGPRSRDDFPDLGESPPASDTECNDDVPPKPRAALRDTEDVLRDPAGSGSPTMAAAVQDYQRSESERLSEVKGHLEIALLEKHFLQEELRKLREETNVDSLRQELERERSKRLDLEQKMNEVLRTRLEDSPPQPPRKQQSPSNNGTAEKQQKEVWSSRLQKWLYERFGVYIEDFRFQPEESTVETEEPLSAKRLTENMRRLKRGARPVTNFLRNLSALSNWHSVYTSAIAFIIYMNAAWHGWAIPMFFFLAILRLSLNYLIARGWRIQWSIVPEVSEPMEPPKEDLTVSEKFQLVLDVAQKAQNIFGKMADVLEKIKNLFMWVQPDSTRKLYICLWVAFIFSCVLPYKLMGFMMGVYAGIKFFIIDFLFKSCPKLRDKYDTPYIVWNSLPTDPQLKERTNATVSRRVQPVVSRSSLATVPSGMSREDDAGRSHSTKKGPFHEIFNLPETERPLAVCDNGWRCCLINRDRKMPTDYIRNGVLYVTENYLCFESSSSKSSSSKKNKVIKLVDITDIQKYKVLSVLPGSGMGISIATPSTQKPLVFGAMIHRDEAFETIFTQYMKIVTTSKPPASTEL
- the gramd4 gene encoding GRAM domain-containing protein 4 isoform X3, whose protein sequence is MAAAVQDYQRSESERLSEVKGHLEIALLEKHFLQEELRKLREETNVDSLRQELERERSKRLDLEQKMNEVLRTRLEDSPPQPPRKQQSPSNNGTAEKQQKEVWSSRLQKWLYERFGVYIEDFRFQPEESTVETEEPLSAKRLTENMRRLKRGARPVTNFLRNLSALSNWHSVYTSAIAFIIYMNAAWHGWAIPMFFFLAILRLSLNYLIARGWRIQWSIVPEVSEPMEPPKEDLTVSEKFQLVLDVAQKAQNIFGKMADVLEKIKNLFMWVQPDSTRKLYICLWVAFIFSCVLPYKLMGFMMGVYAGIKFFIIDFLFKSCPKLRDKYDTPYIVWNSLPTDPQLKERTNATVSRRLSCIEKVQPVVSRSSLATVPSGMSREDDAGRSHSTKKGPFHEIFNLPETERPLAVCDNGWRCCLINRDRKMPTDYIRNGVLYVTENYLCFESSSSKSSSSKKNKVIKLVDITDIQKYKVLSVLPGSGMGISIATPSTQKPLVFGAMIHRDEAFETIFTQYMKIVTTSKPPASTEL